GTGAGTGTGTTGGTCTGCTGTTGCAGATGTTGGACCAGTGTTAGAGACAGAGGACCCAGACCAGTTTATGCTCTACATGGAGGATCTGATggctctgggaggaggagacgaaCCAGAGATGTGCCTCACTGCCATCCAGGTATGGATGATTCACAGCCTCGTTTAAGCAATGCACAACAATGTACATGGAGTGGCATGTAAGCATTGCGTTTCAATCTTCATGGCATTCAACAGAAATATtctagtacagtacagtgtttcTATACACAGTGATTATATGTGTTATACTATACATTATATGATATATTCTGTTATTTTATACATGTATACATTATCTTGATTTTTATTATGGATCTTAAAAATGAGTTTTTCCTGTATCAGCTGGCCCTCACTCATAGCCCTGCCCTATCCGAGATATTTGTTTTCACTGATGCCTCCCCTAAAGATGCCCATCTGTACAGTGCAGTGAAGGCCCTCACACTAGAGAAACAATGTAAGGTAAGACTCCTTGATTCAAAGTATTAGACTTGATACATGCAGTCATTCTTCAGTCATGACACTCCAATATGTTATTGTGTTTTATTCCTCAAGATGCAGTGCTGATGTATAGCAAGAACCCTTTCTGGACCCTCCTCGTTATAGCTTGTGACTGTCTTCCTGTTCTCCAACCCAGGTGACCTTCCTCCTCACCGAAGACCCCAGTCTGGAGATGGTGAgccgagggaggagagagactctctccccaaaccgcttctccctctacacctccctgtCCTCTGTGTCCGGAGGCCTCACTATCTTCACCTCCAACTCAGACATCTACAGAGTCTCTACCATAGTAGAGGACAAAACCTCTGCTGACAAGGTACTGCTCCAAGTTGGCTGACTGTCCCAGAAGCACTTTCTGAATCTTACTGATGTTCAGATACATACAGAAACATACTATGTCACTTGTAGACTCTACACTTTCGGAACATTATTTATGTTCAGATACATAAAGAAACATAGTATGTCACTGGACTAAAGGTATTAGTTAAACATGTTTGTAGAATTGTTATTATTGTACTGTAATACAAAGCTTGTCTCCCTCTGCAGGTCACTCTGGTACATGCAGAGAGTGACAGTGCTTCTGTGTCCATCCACTCCTTCAGAGTGGACAGTGCAGTGAAGAGTGTGACCCTGCATATCACTGGAGACCTCACCGAATATACCCTGACCAGTCCAACAGGTGCAATATCACACAGCATAAACTCACAGAACTCATtcaaaaacatacaaacacacacacaacctctctccctctctttgtctctccccaaGGCCGTAGCCAGTCTCTGTTACAACAGCAGAGTCCCTTGGCAGAGCTGCAGCAGTCCAGGGGTCTGTATCGGATCAGTTTGCTGTCCCCTGTGAAGCCGGGCCAGTGGCAGATGACCTACAGGGCAGAGGGACACACCACTTTCACAGCCATAGGTATCACAATTGTTACACAGTAATCACTGACTCAATGAAAGACCGACGGAAAGACTGTAGATGCTGGGCTAGATACAACTTGTAGAGTAGCTGAACTGAAGCTTTGCATTCACTACAGCCTCATTTGATCCTGCTTGTAGACCACACGAGTACCACTCATTGAAATTCATCATTGGTCTGTAATTGTATACCCATAGGTGACAGCAGTGTAGACTTTCTGTATTACTTTGCTGTGGAAGCCAATGAAACACATCCAGGCCTGGCCAGGGTAGAGGGGAATCCAGTTGCAGGTAAGAAGGAGTGGCTGTTACTGTTATCAACCACAATGTAatatttgttacatttacataaagGCATCTTCCATGAGACAACGGCAGTCAGGCCAGTCCTAATATCTTGTTACCTTTTTTCAGGTGTTCCAATGTTTCTAGTCCTGGTTGTAACCGGCATTTTGCCCAATGAAGAGGTGTTTTTCAGTCACGTGACTCTTCTTGGAGCCAATAGGGAGAGCCTGCAATCAATCTCACTTAACTCCTCCTCTGCATTTGCGGAGGAGCTTGTAGGCAGAATGGACTCAGTTCCCAGAGAGCCCTTCTGTGTAAGACTGTCAGGTAGAGACAGGAATGGGAACGAACTACAGAGGATCTCTACAGAGATGATACAGCCAACTCATGTTCAGATACAGGTAATTGAAGACAGTACAGACGGAATCTAAGAGACAGGCTAAGAGATACATATACAAACACTGTACAAACAGTTCAAATACAGCAAAGTTACTGATAAGTTGTAATCATTAAGCATGACTGGCAAGCACAGCTGCTTTgtacagttcatggcacacaaAGCAAAGTTAACAGGTGTCAATATAGTGAATTAATAAAGTATGTccaacactctctttctctcttaggtGCTGTCAGCCCCACGCCTGGTCCCTGGTCACACCATGTCAGTAGATTTTAATGTCCTGAACCATGGGCCCGCCCGCCTCTTTTCTCTGACTGCTGACGACGACCATGGATACCTCTCCCAGAGAGGACCTCAGTTGTGAGTGGGGTCACACAAAAAAGTCTACCTATAACTACTATGGattgatttatatatatataatatatatacacacgtgtATATATAGCACTATATCCATTGCTAAATATGAATCTTTTTATGTGTTAGGTTCCCAGTGGGAGAAATGGGGTCTATTAGAGACAAAGTGAACATCCACATtccaggagaagcagaggcAGGAGCGGCAGTCACACTGACCCTTACAGTGGAAGCTTTGGACTCTGCAGACTCCAACTATGCAGTTCTCCACTTGATTGTTGTCCCCCTGGTGAGACTAAGAACAGAATGCAAGATACAAAACTTTCATGCAAAGCCTGGTTGATGCTAGCAGAGATATTCTATCTATTATTATTTTACCATCGTTAAAAGAGAACGTCCATATTCATCATTAATTTGACACATTTTGTAGTTCCTGCCTTTGCTACTGACATAACTTCCTGGCTCTCTTACTCCACAGGACTTGGACACGTCCCCCCCATCCTGCTCCCCTACACCTGTGAAGCAAACATGTCCATCTCAGTGTACAGGCTCTAGCTGGAGTGTTAATCTTGCTGTCACAGACAAAGGGCGCTCAGGCCTTTCTTCTCTCCAGCTCAGCCTGGGACAGGGCACCCTCACCCTGCTGCATGGCCCCGCAGCTCTGGGAGATGGGTCTGAGGAGGACCAGCCCAGTCTCAGCAAGGATCAGGAGACTGGGGAGCAGGGAAGGCCCAAGTTGGAACAAGGTGACCCGGCCATGAACGTGTCAGAGTGGGTCGGAAGGTCAGGCCACCTGCCCTTGTGGGTGACatacagctccagctgctgctcccCACAGGCTGAGCTTCTGGTGTGGGACTGGGCCGGAAATATGAGACGCTGCCATCTGACCTCCAGCCTGCAGAGGGGGTTTGACGAGAGAAGCAAGGAAACAAACGGAAgtggaaacacaacaacaggcaaTGTTTTGTTGCTTTTGAGTACTCTTTTGACGATTATTTTGTAGTTCTACATGGAGCATGAGCAATTCAGCTGTGCAGATATGGACTGTACATGGAACAGGCCAACAGCAACTCCAGTAGGATTCTCA
The genomic region above belongs to Osmerus eperlanus chromosome 11, fOsmEpe2.1, whole genome shotgun sequence and contains:
- the vwa7 gene encoding von Willebrand factor A domain-containing protein 7, with amino-acid sequence MSQNCGESGLKLIRVHILVYLLALPFCESFLPNFWSRVLTLSWKSNTHQEMTEQAILNITLETLSSINTHKHAHTQNQMKSDLGRGFWRAVGEVVKSNAAMDFLSSTRSNPVYHFDSERIEDAIQMLQLLQSQTVLSVQAKDYQGARHSLGQLFHSLQDFYSHSNWVEMGQRSVYLHLLNPDEPALPVATEDTPTCMECFSATCRDNLLQAQQHPLMLTTGYFSSDPPKPQGKCSHGGILDSSRHQGAKGGINKDSTSPLFSPHHYLHAQAARLATAATINVLRDLRDNAGPSSFLRLFSVKQPPALVFVMDTTGSMFEEISAARQRALSIIQARADSLEQRGTFLLVPFHDPDVGPVLETEDPDQFMLYMEDLMALGGGDEPEMCLTAIQLALTHSPALSEIFVFTDASPKDAHLYSAVKALTLEKQCKVTFLLTEDPSLEMVSRGRRETLSPNRFSLYTSLSSVSGGLTIFTSNSDIYRVSTIVEDKTSADKVTLVHAESDSASVSIHSFRVDSAVKSVTLHITGDLTEYTLTSPTGRSQSLLQQQSPLAELQQSRGLYRISLLSPVKPGQWQMTYRAEGHTTFTAIGDSSVDFLYYFAVEANETHPGLARVEGNPVAGVPMFLVLVVTGILPNEEVFFSHVTLLGANRESLQSISLNSSSAFAEELVGRMDSVPREPFCVRLSGRDRNGNELQRISTEMIQPTHVQIQVLSAPRLVPGHTMSVDFNVLNHGPARLFSLTADDDHGYLSQRGPQLFPVGEMGSIRDKVNIHIPGEAEAGAAVTLTLTVEALDSADSNYAVLHLIVVPLDLDTSPPSCSPTPVKQTCPSQCTGSSWSVNLAVTDKGRSGLSSLQLSLGQGTLTLLHGPAALGDGSEEDQPSLSKDQETGEQGRPKLEQGDPAMNVSEWVGRSGHLPLWVTYSSSCCSPQAELLVWDWAGNMRRCHLTSSLQRGFDERSKETNGSGNTTTGNVLLLLSTLLTIIL